From the Melospiza georgiana isolate bMelGeo1 chromosome 4, bMelGeo1.pri, whole genome shotgun sequence genome, the window GTCCTGTAATAGTATtggaataaagggagaggccaagGGACATTTCCCCTGGGGGTGTCTCGATTTCTTGAGACCCAGGACAAGGGCGCAGCCTCCTTTTTTATCCTAATTCCCAGGTGCATCACCatcttccttcccccactgccTGAGGTACTCGGAAGGAACAAGACTTCTCCAGTTTCCTACTGTATGGAACCCCTCTGTCACTTTGAttgtggaggcaggaatgggaCCATACACACACACCAAGCTTCATGCACAGCAAGCAACTTTTATTGAGTGCTCTCTTCCTTTGCAGAGCTGAATGTCTGCCTGGTCAGTCCACACTGGTTGAAGCAGTTGCCACCCGGTCAAACAGCCAATAGCTGCTGGTGTCCCCAACGGTCCGGGCCTGCTCCCTAACGGTCCACACTGTTTAAGTTTCATCATTGAAGTACTTATAGAATTACTTATGCTTCAGTTCTAAAATTAGGATGAAATGAAACCGTGAGGCCTTCAGGCAAGCTGTTGGCCACCGCAATAACCCTCTGTTTTATGCCCCCTCTGGTTTATATCTTTGTAACCCTGCAGAagacacaggcagggaagggggggGCGCTGGGGTCACCCTCTATGTAAGGCGGGGTTCCACCTGTCCAGAGCTTAATGATGGTGCTGATGGGGTTGAGCATTTTTAGGTAGGAATCAGGGGGAAGAGCTACAATAGCAGCCTGCGACTCTTAGATGGCGGTTCATCACTGCAGTCTGTGTAGCTGTGCCTGTTTATGCACAGAAAGATAGACCAATCTATCTGGAACAGGTCAACAAAAAGACATCTTTCTAATGCAGAACAATTGTGCTGGGAAATTATTTCTGGAGTAGAAAAAAGGAGTGCTCTCCAGAGGCCTGGTCCACAAGTGGTGTGGGGAAGCCCGGAGGATGCTGTCATGCTCATTcttcagaaaagcagcaaggctGAAAGCAAAGTGCAGCTTTTATAGACTCAGAGATTTAACTGAAGATCAGCACGGAGTCAAGGCTTTGACTCCGTGATCTAAAAGAGTGCCTTCCAACATGGATATCTATGAGATTGCCAGTGGAGGGCAGCTGAGAAAAAAGACAAGAGAAGGGCCAAGAGAGGTTCTTTGAAGAAGATTCAATCAAAGGCTGCCTTAACCGGTACCCCAGGGCCCCTGCCACAGTCTGAGCTGGGGTGTTGACAaagggtggggctgggctggctgtggtgTACTGTGACGTCCATGACATCACGGGACCATGTCACAAATGGGGGCAGCTATACAAGGCCCCAGCAAGTAACACTGGCCCTGTATTGCTTGGGCAAGCGGTGAGTGCACACATGGTGGGGAGGTTGGACTGGGGATAAGGGCCGGAGCAGAAACGCAGTACCCGGGGCTGGCTTTTCCCCCTGCATCCAGGAACAGCCCCTCATGGCCCAGCCTTGGGCAGGAcaccgtgctgctgctgctgctgctgctggggcagcggaACGGGCCTGGCTGCTTGCCAGCTCCCCGGGGGTCCTGTGCTTCCTGCTCCCAGATCCCTGGgattcctgtccctgctgccccctcacaatccctgctgccagctgcctcCCTCTCAGCCCCTCCCTCTCAAGGCCttctctccatcctcctgcagaCCATGGATACCTGGGTACTGTGGCTCTTGCTCTTGCAAAGTTTAGTCCAGTACCCACAGCCCGTGGGTGATGGCTTGGACGAGGTGACACGTCTGCGAATGGAGGTGCGTGCCAAGCTCCAGGAAGAGGAGAAGATTCGTCTGCAGTGGGAGGTGGAGCATCTGGTCCTGGTGAAGCAGAGTGTCTTGGCCTGGGGAGacctgctctcctctgcccGGCAGCACTGGCAGGTCTGGGCTCTTGCttggctcctgctccttctcttgGCACTGTGGTGTATGTGGAGGAAAGGGAGCCTGAGGACAGAGGAGCAAGGAGAAGGACATGATGGTGTAAATGAAGAGGAGGTTGAAAATGTGCATGCACATGAAGAAGACTTTGGAAATGAAGATGAAGGAGACAATGAAATGGAGGTGGAGGAAGACGACAATGATGATGGCCATGCAGAGGATGTCGACAATGCTGCTGCGAATGAAGCTGGCAATGAGGCTGCCAATGCAGCGAACGTCAATGACGTTGGAAATCAAGTGCAAGAATTCCGTGATCGTGCCGACAACTTTGGAAGAATATTAATGGAGCGCATACAGTGGCCTGTGCAGGACCTGCAGGGAGGATGCATGTGGACAAGAACCCTGATGGAGCATTTTGCAATTTATTTTCGACGGGTCTTGTCCAACAGTTTCTATCCGGTGCTGCAAGGAGCCATTGGGGTGGGCAGTGCCTTCGAAGGTTGGAGTCCCCGGGAGCAGGATGTTGTGTACCAGGTGCTCATACCCATGACACCTCCCCGAGGGCACAGCTTCCACCTAGAGCTGGACACTGCACGGCAGAGGCGCTTGAGGAACTTCCACATCCGCGTGCAGCAGGAGTGCACCTGCACGAGTGAGCAGCAGGCTGAGAACATGCTGTGCTTCCTGCACCACcctgaggaggagctgaggaggcATCAGGATCCCAGCCTCCTTCTTACCCTGTGCACGGGCTCCTACCTGGACGTGGAGAAAACTGCCCGCTGGTTCTACCAGCTGGTGAGAGCAATCTGGCCGGCTTTGCCTGAGTCACACCATTGGCATTTAGTGCTGCTGCCCCCCAGACGCTCCTGCCAGTTCAAGGTGACCAATGGCAGAGAAAGCTACCGGATCGAGATACTCTTTGGGGTGCGGCAAGGCAACTCAGACGTCTTTGTGAGCAGCCAGCCTAGGCAAGCCCACACCTCCAGCACAATCTGGCCAGAGAGCTACGCTGTGGCTGAGATGAAGTTCTTCAGGTACATTGCCAGGTGGGCTCCCCCTGACAGCTTGCACCTGAAATGCCTGCAGTTCTTCACTCGTCTTCAGCTGGGCTTAGGCTTTTCCACCTATACCATCAAGACCATTGTCATGCACCTCCTGAGCATCTTGCCTGCGTCACAGTGGCGCAGGAGACATTTTGTGAGCCGGCTGATGGATATCAGCGAGAGCCTGCGCACGTGTGTGGAAAGCAGACGCCTCAATCACTTCATTGTGGGCAACCGGAGGCTTCCTGAGGGCATCCGCTTGCCCCCAGAGGTCCTAATGGCCAGGTCACGCAATCTCTTCCATGACCTGGTGATGGATCCCGTTGCCCACTCTCAGGCAATGAATCAGTACATGGATCTGCAGCATTGGTTGAAACGGATCCTTAGAAATGAACGGTGAAAGAGGTtctcctgcacagagctgtgcttgtgAGGCTCACACCGGGTGGCAGAGAGCAGTTCTCAGGAGAGACAGGAAGAGAAGGGAGGAGGTGGGTTTGCAGCACTatgccatcagcagcagcagcagcagcagcagtgtggtcTCAAGagcctccccagcactgcatcCAGTGATGACCAGGTTGGCTCCAAAGATCAAGCAACATGCACAAGGAAATGCTGTTATTCCCCCACCTCTTTCTTTGAGTCCATTTTCCCTCTGAGGGCTTCATCTTGTGCAGAGGCACGAATCTCAGAATCTCAGACGACGGAATGTTTGAAAGGACCACTGGTGGCATCATTTGGTTCAGGGgtgctccaggcagctcttcccGCTCCCCACTACAAAGGATTGTGTTTGGATAGAGGTTCTTAACTTTCTCTGGGGAGAGAGACTCCACAATCCCTGGGCAATGTTTGGGATTGGTGAATGGACGGTGTTTCATCTTGTTCCCGCATGGAAATCCTTCAGGTCAGCATTGGACCAACTGTGTTGGAGCTGGCCTGATATTTTGTATACGTAAACATCTAAGTTCTTAATTTCTGTATATATATCCCCTGTATTATATGCTAGAAAGCTTATCAATTATCATATATAATAGTAAAATATCATAAAAGCCAatagaataatataatattgTCAACTACATGAAttatgtaattattatataatgaGAAGAAATTATTCTAAAGGGTCAAATATGTAATCTTGTTTAAAGAATGCAATATAGCCAATATTTAGCGTCACTCTTAGTTGTGATACATATTAATGCTCATAGGGCACTTATATCTTATATATAATATAGCATATTATTATAAGGTTTTCATGAAATTGATACATTTTTAGCATACATACCAATTATATCTTATATATTGCatacaagaattttttttatgcaGTAGTAAAGACATATATTGTGTCTCTGTCTGCTGGGGACACACAATTATGTTCTATAGTTAGTGCTTTTATGAGTAGCAACCTGGAAATTTTGTGGCTCTTGATTCAATAAAGGACAAGATTCCAGAACCTGGATCGTGCTGGACTTTATTGAACTCAACCCGACCTGTAGTGCAGGTAAAAGCGACAAGTTGTGAATCTGAGCTTGTGAAGAGTCTCCTTGAAATTGGCCAAACTTGCAGTGGTGAATTGGTTCGAATCAGAAATTAAATCCAGTTGACCCCGGCCCCTGCGACCACAGAAGGCCAGAAAGGCCTCCCTTGGAAGGATGCTTGAAAATGCTCTTGTTGCAACCctgctgccaagggcagggacaccttctccTGGGCCCGGTAGTTTCaggccctgtccagcctggcctggaacgctgccagggatgggacagccacagctgctgtgggcagtgtgTGTAGGCCAGGGCCTGAGCAGCCTGAGAGGCAAGAATTTCTTGTGCATCTCCAGCCCAAGCCGGCCCGCTGTCAGCGGGAAGCCACTGGgcctggtgctgtccctgcaggccctTGTCCACTGCCGCTCTCAGGTCTCAGCTGGGCCTGGTGCAGAGAGTGAAAGGCCGCAGGAAGGTGGCCCCGGAGAAGGCCTTGGAGAACACTGGGGCCAGGAGTGCCACCATGAGGACAGCAAGCAGGGCCTGGTGTGGCTGTCAGGGcgggagggcacagggcaggcgCTGAGGCCctgccagctggagctgggagctctggagtgctgctggcagagagcCGTGGGAGATCCGTGCAGCAGCAAGGACATGGGCTTCTAGATGTGTTAGAAAGCAGAGAAGAGCTGGAGAATGGGCACTGAAAGAGTAGGGTGTGTCCCTGTGGGGAACAAACTTCACAACGCCAGAGGTTATCTCCAGGGAGGACACAGAGGAGTCCTGTAATAGTATtggaataaagggagaggccaagGGACATTTCCCCTGGGGGTGTCTCGATTTCTTGAGACCCAGGACAAGGGCGCAGCCTCCTTTTTTATCCTAATTCCCAGGTGCATCACCGTCTTCCTTCCCCGACTGCCTGAGGTACTCGGAAGGAACAAGACTTCTCCAGTTTCCTACTGTATGGAACCCCTCTGTCACTTTGATTGTGGAGCCAGGAATGGGACCATACACACACACCAAGCTTCATGCACAGCAAATACTTTTATTGAGTGCTCTCTTCCTTTGCAGAGCTGAATGTCTGCCTGGTCAGTCCACATTGGTTGAAGCAGTTGCCACCCGGTCAAACAGCCAATAGCTGCTGGTGTCCCCAGCGGTCTGGGCCTGCTCCCTAACGGTCCACACTGTTTAAGTTTCATCATTGAAGTACTTATAGAATTACTTATGTGTCAGTTCTAAAATTAGGATGAAATGAAACCGTGAGGCCTTCAGGCAAGCTGTTGGCCACCGCAATAACCCTCTGTTTTATGCTCCCTCTGGTTTATATCTTTGTAACCCTGCAGAagacacaggcagggaagggggggGCGCTGGGGTCACCCTCTATGTAAGGCGGGGTTCCACCTGTCCAGAGCTTAATGATGGTGCTGATGGGGTTGAGCATTTTTGGGTAGGAATCAGGGGGAAGAGCTACAATAGCAGCCTGCGACTCTTAGATGGCGGTTCATCACTGCAGTCTGTATAGCTGTGCCTGTTTATGCACAGAAAGATAGACCAATCTATCTGGAACACGTCACCAAAAAGACATCTTTCTAATGCAGAACAATTGTGCTGGGAAATTATTTCTGGAGTAGAAAAAAGGAGTGCTCTCCAGAGGCCTGGTCCACAAGTGGTGTGGGGAAGCCAGGAGGATGCTGTCATGCTCATTcttcagaaaagcagcaaggctGAAAGCAAAGTGCAGCTTTTATAGACTCAGAGATTTAACTGAAGATCAGCATGGAGTCAAGGCTTTGACTCCGTGATCTAAAAGAGTGCCTTCCAACATGGATATCTATGAGATTGCCAGTGGAGGGCAGCTGAGAAAAAAGACAAGAGAAGGGCCAAGAGAGGTTCTTTGAAGAAGATTCACTCAAAGGCTGCCTTAACCGGTACCCCAGGGCCCCTGCCACAGTCTGAGCTGGGGTGTTGACAaagggtggggctgggctggctgtggtgTACTGTGACGTCCATGACATCACGGGACCATGTCACAAATGGGGGCAGCTATACAAGGCCCCAGCAGGTAACACTGGCCCTGTATTGCTTGGGCAAGCGGTGAGTGCACACATGGTGGGGAGGTTGGGCTGGGGATAAGGGCCGGGGCAGAAACGTAGTATCAAGGGCTGGCTTTCCCCCCTGCATCCAGGAACAGCCCCTCATGGCCCAGCCTTGGGCAGGAcaccgtgctgctgctgctgctgctgctgctgctgctgctgctgctggggcagcggaACGGGCCTGGCTGCTTGCCAGCTTCCCGGGGGTCCTGTGCTTCCTGCTCCCAGATCCCTGGgattcctgtccctgctgccccctcacaatccctgctgccagctgccttCCTCTCAGCCCCTCCCTCTCAAGGCCttctctccatcctcctgcagaCCATGGATACCTGGGTATTGTGGCTCTTGCTCTTGCAAAGTTTAGTCCAGTACCCACAGCCCGTGGGTGATGGCTTGGACGAGGTGACACGTCTGCGAATGGAGGTGCGTGCCAAGCTccaggaagaagagaagatTCGTCTGCAGTGGGAGGTGGAGCATCTGGTCCTGGTGAAGCAGAGTGTCTTGGCCTGGGGAGacctgctctcctctgcccGGCAGCACTGGCAGGTCTGGGCTcttgctgggctcctgctccttctcttgGCATTGTGGTGTATGTGGAGGAAAGGGAGCCTGAGGACAGAGGAGCAAGGAGAAGGACATGATGGTGTAAATGAAGAGGAGGTTGAAAATGTGCATGCACATGAAGAAGACTTTGGAAATGAAGATGAAGGAGACAATGAAATGGAGGTGGAGGAAGACGACAATGATGATGGCCATGCAGAGGATGTCGACAATGCTGCTGCGAATGAAGCTGGCAATGAGGCTGCCAATGCAGCGAACGTCAATGACGTTGGAAATCAAGTGCAAGAATTCCGTGATCGTGCCGACAACTTTGGAAGAATATTAATGGAGCGCATACAGTGGCCTGTGCAGGACCTGCAGGGAGGATGCATGTGGACAAGAACCCTGATGGAGCATTTTGCAATTTATTTTCGACGGGTCTTGTCCAACAGTTTCTATCCGGTGCTGCAAGGAGCCATTGGGGTGGGCAGTGCATTCGAAGGTTGGAGTCCCCGGGAGCAGGATGTTGTGTACCAGGTGCTCATACCCATGACACCTCCCCGAGGGCACAGCTTCCACCTAGAGCTGGACACTGCACGGCAGAGGCGCTTGAGGAACTTCCACATCCGCGTGCAGCAGGAGTGCACCTGCACGAGTGAGCAGCAGGCTGAGAACATGCTGTGCTTCCTGCACCACtctgaggaggagctgaggaggcATCAGGATCCCAGCCTCCTTCATACCCTGTGCACAGGCTCCTACCTGGACGTGGAGAAAACTGCCCGCTGGTTCTACCAGCTGGTGAGAGCAATCTGGCCGGCTTTGCCTGAGTCACACCGTTGGCATTTAGTGCTGCTGCCCCCCAGACGCTCCTGCCAGTTCAAGGTGACCAATGGCAGAGAAAGCTACCGGATCGAGATACTCTTTGGGGTGCGGCAAGGCAACTCAGACGTCTTTGTGAGCAGCCAGCCTAGGCAAGCCCACACCTCCAGCACAATCTGGCCAGAGAGCTACGCTGTGGCTGAGATGAAGTTCTTCAGGTACATTGCCAGGTGGGCTCCCCCTGACAGCTTGCACCTGAAATGCCTGCAGTTCTTCACTCGTCTTCAGCTGGGCTTAGGCTTTTCCACCTATACCATCAAGACCATTGTCATGCACCTCCTGAGCATCTTGCCTGCGTCACAGTGGCGCAGGAGACATTTTGTGAGCCGGCTGATGGATATCAGCGAGAGCCTGCGCACGTGTGTGGAAAGCAGACGCCTCAATCACTTCATTGTGGGCAACCGGAGGCTTCCTGAGGGCATCCGCTTGCCCCCAGAGGTCCTAATGGCCAGGTCACGCAATCTCTTCCATGACCTGGTGATGGATCCCGTTGCCCACTCTCAGGCAATGAATCAGTACATGGATCTGCAGCATTGGTTGAAACGGATCCTTAGAAATGAACGGTGAAAGAGGTtctcctgcacagagctgtgcttgtgAGGCTCACACCGGGTGGCAGAGAGCAGTTCTCAGGAGAGACgggaagagaagggagaaggtgggtttcagagagggaagggaaaatgctGCGTAGCAGCACTatgccatcagcagcagcagcagcagcagtgtggtcTCAAGagcctccccagcactgcatcCAGTGATGACCAGGTTGGCTCCAAAGATCAAGGAACGTGCACAAGGAAATGCTGTTATTCCCCAACCTCTTTCTTTGAGTCCATTTTCCCTCTGAGGGCTTCATCTTGTGCAGAGGCACGAATCTCAGAATCTCAGATGAGGGAATGTTTGAAAGGACCCCTGGTGGCATCATTTGGTTCAGGGgtgctccaggcagctcttcctGCTCCACACTACAAAGGATTGTGTTTGGATAGAGGTTCTTAACTCTCCACAATACCTGGGCAATGTTTGGGATTGGTGAATGGACGGTGTTTCTCCTTCTTCCCGCATGGAAATCCTTCAGGTCAGCATTGGACCAACTGTGTTGGAGCTGGCCTGATATTTTGTATACGTAAACATCTAAGTTCTTAATTTCTGTATATATATCCCCTGTGCACATATTATATGCTAGAAAGCTTATCAATTATCATATATAATAGTAAAATATCATAAAAGCCAGtagaataatataatattgTCAACTACATGAAttatgtaattattatataatgaGAAGAAATTATTCTAAAGGGTCAAATATGTAATCTTGTTTAAAGAATGCAATATAGCCAATATTTAGCGTCACTCTTAGTTGTGATACATATTAATGCTCATAGGGCACTTATATCTTATATATAATATAGCATATTATTATAAGGTTTTCATGAAATTGATACATTTTTAGCATACATACCAATTATATCTTATATATTGCatacaagaattttttttatgcaGTAGTAAAGACATATATTGTGTCTCTGTCTGCT encodes:
- the LOC131082990 gene encoding inositol 1,4,5-trisphosphate receptor-interacting protein-like 1, which produces MEVRAKLQEEEKIRLQWEVEHLVLVKQSVLAWGDLLSSARQHWQVWALAWLLLLLLALWCMWRKGSLRTEEQGEGHDGVNEEEVENVHAHEEDFGNEDEGDNEMEVEEDDNDDGHAEDVDNAAANEAGNEAANAANVNDVGNQVQEFRDRADNFGRILMERIQWPVQDLQGGCMWTRTLMEHFAIYFRRVLSNSFYPVLQGAIGVGSAFEGWSPREQDVVYQVLIPMTPPRGHSFHLELDTARQRRLRNFHIRVQQECTCTSEQQAENMLCFLHHPEEELRRHQDPSLLLTLCTGSYLDVEKTARWFYQLVRAIWPALPESHHWHLVLLPPRRSCQFKVTNGRESYRIEILFGVRQGNSDVFVSSQPRQAHTSSTIWPESYAVAEMKFFRYIARWAPPDSLHLKCLQFFTRLQLGLGFSTYTIKTIVMHLLSILPASQWRRRHFVSRLMDISESLRTCVESRRLNHFIVGNRRLPEGIRLPPEVLMARSRNLFHDLVMDPVAHSQAMNQYMDLQHWLKRILRNER
- the LOC131082992 gene encoding inositol 1,4,5-trisphosphate receptor-interacting protein-like 1 encodes the protein MEVRAKLQEEEKIRLQWEVEHLVLVKQSVLAWGDLLSSARQHWQVWALAGLLLLLLALWCMWRKGSLRTEEQGEGHDGVNEEEVENVHAHEEDFGNEDEGDNEMEVEEDDNDDGHAEDVDNAAANEAGNEAANAANVNDVGNQVQEFRDRADNFGRILMERIQWPVQDLQGGCMWTRTLMEHFAIYFRRVLSNSFYPVLQGAIGVGSAFEGWSPREQDVVYQVLIPMTPPRGHSFHLELDTARQRRLRNFHIRVQQECTCTSEQQAENMLCFLHHSEEELRRHQDPSLLHTLCTGSYLDVEKTARWFYQLVRAIWPALPESHRWHLVLLPPRRSCQFKVTNGRESYRIEILFGVRQGNSDVFVSSQPRQAHTSSTIWPESYAVAEMKFFRYIARWAPPDSLHLKCLQFFTRLQLGLGFSTYTIKTIVMHLLSILPASQWRRRHFVSRLMDISESLRTCVESRRLNHFIVGNRRLPEGIRLPPEVLMARSRNLFHDLVMDPVAHSQAMNQYMDLQHWLKRILRNER